taaataaaaaatcaaaaccagaaatattacaatttattatattttgtatctGCTGACACATAGCTGTTCTATCTTTAACTACTTAGTAACAACATTATCACCAtaatttaactttaacttaTTGCCTGATTCTTAAAACTGACACGCTCTGGTgtactaaaaaaaattctaccttGATCATATtcaattcatattcattcataTTCATTTACTAGTGAAATGTAGGATGCATTATAGTGTTGCAGTGAattaaatgaagaaataaagggagtttttactctcataactgttttgtattattctgcacaatcgaaAATCCCTATTTGACGTCAGTGACTCTTGTATAtgaagattataaaaaaattacaagtaatattttaatgagCATTTGTAATCGTTTACCCAGCAAAAATACATTACATGGTTGTTTAATCACGCAGAAttcatatttatgtatttatatttacaaaactgcAGTTAATCTACTTCATAGTTAAACATAAATGCCTGGACTTCTGTCTATAATGTGAATGATGATTACAAtgatatgtaatttcattttacttcattttatgCTATATTTAAACTTGTGGATCTTAATTTTAtactattttactttaaataattttattcccAGTTCTTTATTAAATGCTGTTTTTGGTTTCCTAACTTTTATGTTCAATCTAGTACTTGGGTATTTGAaagacactttttaaaataaaatatattgatgtattattaataatataacaaatatcTTCTATAAATCTAAATCTATTCTAGatctatttatttctcttttttattataagaaatGCTAAGTCTGAAAAAGCTTCAGCCCTTCATAAACAACCTGCAGCATTCTAACTGGTGTATGAAGATTCAGGTTATGGACAAGTCTCATTTTTTTAGGATTGCTACGTGGACCTTCAATTTTGGGTGTTGTCCTTTAAACAAGCCTGCTGCTAAggtctgattattttcctgtttaaTTAAGAATGAAACTAAGTGAGCTCTCAAAATCAACAGAACAACAACATACGACAATGGCCGCTAAGTTTATCTGCAGCCTTCACAATGAGAAACTTAGCCTGTTCTGCCTGGACGATCAGCAGACGGTGTGTCTGGTGTGTCGGGATTCAAAAAAACACACCAACCACAAATTCTTCCCCATCGATGAGGCATTAACAGACTTTAAGgtaatctttacatttcatatcacaaagtggaaagaagaaaagaattgaaaagaataatactaatattattaataattaataaatcacaATTAACTAATTATACATTTGATTATATAAATGCATATGCCTGTATTTCCAGCTATTATTACTTTACTGTATTTAACCGATCTTAGGTTGTAGCTTGTAAAACAGTTGTATTGGCCATAAGTTACTGAGTGCTCGCTGTCGCTATAgtcattacaataaaataacaaagaaaaagtgACAATCAACACTTCACAAATCATATAAACATTCCCTATGTGCAGAAGCGGATACTTTCTAATTTgcacataaaaatatttgatcCTTATCCAAAAAACAATGCTAACACTGACTCATGTGTCTGAGGTAATTGAGTGTTCATAAATCAGAGTGGATACGGAAAAAAGTGCTCCCCAGTATCATATGGTTTTGTGGTGAGAACAAAGTAAAAAGTGAGTGTatagaaacagaaaaacaatgtTAGTGATatgttattaatacaaaaagatCATAAAGGTTTTGTTCCCACTTCAGACCAATATACCAAAGACGCCTCTCTGGTTGGTCTTTGTGATCTAGATACAGAGACgtttacatgtaataaaaagTCCAAGTCAAGTCCAGAGTTCAAGTCAAGACACAAGTGATTAAGATTGAgtctttaaataatttcagttcaattcagttttagttatatagcgcttttaaagaTGGTAATTCTTGCAAAGCAGCTCTccagaataaaaattaaaatgtgagaATTAGTATAAAATGTGTAAGGTGCCTTTGAGGTTACCAAGGGAGATGGTGACAAGGGAAAAATTCCCTGAGATGGCGATAGGACGAATCCTTTAGAAGAACCAGACTAAGGAACCAATTCTAAGTCAAGTTGTGGGTCTTTTTCCAATCAAGTTGTTTTGATACTATACATTCTTCAAACTTTACGGAACATTAAGGTCCAATGTGAAAATCTATGTTTGGTCTTGACAccctttaaattttttgtctctaaacaaaaaaagaataacactaGCAGGTATGTCGTTGTAATATTATTTGCTGATTTAAACAGAGCGATCCCTCGTtcgcaaaaaaaaagcattgctcTGATGCAACTAAATAAACCTGTCTGGGTGTTTTTACAGTAGGTACTGTTGACTTCCTGGACTGGACTTGAACATTGTAATAAGGCtcgtaaaaaaaactaacagaatgtgacacatttaaaacacattataaacattGCATAGTTAAATCAAATCACTAAGGAAAGATCAGTGTTAATGACATCTAAAATAAGAACTAAAACCCAAAATCTCCATGATTTGTTTCAGGTGGAGTTCAAAACTACATTGAAGTCTCTACAGGAAAAACTAAAGATCTTTAAAGACTGTGAACTAAACTGGACTCAGACTTCAGAATACATAAAGGTTGGAATCAATATCATGGTTTTGATGTTCTAATTCTATTTTGATTCATAATCAAAAACattatactttatttaatttttttttcactgcagaTTCAGGCCCAACACACAGAGCGTCAGATTAGGGAGGAGTTTGAGAAGCTTCACCAGTTTCTACGAGATGAAGAGGCATCTAGGATTGCTGCACTGAGAGAGGAAAAGGAGCAGAAGAGTCAGATGATGAAGGAGAAGATCGAGAAGCTGGGCAGAGACATATCATCTCTTTCAGACACAATCAGAGCCATAGAAGAGGAAATGagagctgaagatgtttctTTCTTACAAGTGAGGATCATTTAGTCAATATTTATACTGTGAGAAAGTAAAACTTCCTTCCATCATCAAAAACGTCACATTTCAGTGGTCTAGAAATATAAATCATATCCACTgatgtttgtctttttgtttaacAGAAATACAAGTCCACAGTGAAAAGGTAAGTAATGTGGTTCCCatctctctcgttctctgtgTTTTTGAATCCAAACCCAcagcaacacttttttttttttgcagagccCAGTGCACACTACAGCATCCAGAGGAGCTTTCAGGAGCACTGATCCATGTGGCAAAACATCTGGCCAACCTGAAGTTCAGAGTCTGGAAGAAGATGCAGCACACTGTTCAATACAGTAAgactcttcctctttttttccctgttgCTGCTGGATATTCGAAGATGAACACAGAATACCAGGTTAACAATATACTCAACATACAAAtattttgaatgtgtgtgtgtattttcagCACCTGTAACTCTGGACCCCAACACTGCTCATACGAAAGTCATTGTATCCAATGATCTGACCAGTGTGAGATTCAGTGATGAAAAACAGGAGTGTCCTGATAATCCAGAGAGATTTGATGGATTGCAATGTATCCTGGGCTCTGAAGGCTTTAACTCTGGGACACACTGCTGGGATGTTGAAGTTGAAGACTCTACACTGTGGTTAGTGGGTGTGATGACAGAATCTGCTCAGAGAAAAGGAGATATAACTTCCAGAAGTGGACTCTGGTATCTTAGGTATAATGATAGTGTATTTCGAGCACGTTCTACACCACAACCTTCCAATATCCTCTCAGTAGTGTGCAAACCCCAGAGGATCAGAGTGCACCTGGACTGGGACAGAGGAATGCTGTTATTCTTTGACCCtgtcactaacacacacctacacactttCTCCCACAGATTTACTGAAAAAATCCTGCCAATTCTAGCTGTTGCTTGTAAAGACTTTTCTCTAAAAATCCTCACAATTCCGTGCTCTGTAAGAGTGAAGTGTTAGAGTTGGTTCTGAAAAGACatgctgtatatatttttatattttaataatttgtattCTTTTGGTACAAGAAAAAGCCCTTTGTTTGGACAAGTACCTTAGAGTCATTCTTAGAGATTCTTAGAGTTCAgatcattatataaataaattttggcCTTGCAAGGACCTGCAATTTGGTTAATTTGAATCTATTAAAAATACAGTGAAATAAtttctaaattaattttttatagttgggaaaaaccttttttttttctacatagaaaaaacatgcctgtgtgtgtatccaCAATCAACTAGTccttgaaaatgaataaataatcaagTTAAAAATAACCCAATTTTTTATGCCAGGACTCATGTTAGCTGTAATCCTGGAATTGGTTGTAGATTCTTCTAGATTATATACTGCATTGATGCTTTTAATGAGGTAAACTCTAGAAACTCACTTTGGATGATTTACCTgctctttaataataaataatctaaagaaaattcagcaaaaaaattaaataaaattcacatgacaagtcacatttttttaattagattttatgtttaatacattaaatacatttctatgcgtgtaataaaaaatatattaaacatgttACAATTGTTCTTCATATTTACTTGAATATTTTGTTGCTGTATTGCTAATTCTGTTTATTTCTCTGAGTGTGTGCCCTCTATAggtgagaggggaaaaaatgtttaaagtgagatGCCACCCCTAACAGGAGGGGGGCGCTGGTGCGAGAGCACACAATTTCTTGACCGTGCACATGGAGCTTAGAGGGCATGGTGTAACAAGCCAGCAAGCCATCTttaagttgtttgtttttgtcatattgaaaatcatttttactttgatttaatAAACTTGAGTTATTGTTTGGAACACTATCAAGCCTTTCTCTGGATCTATTCATTCAACTTGCATGTGTCAGAATATTGCATCAACACCTCTCACAGTGGCAAAGAAACAAGGGACAAATTGGACATTGAAACTTGGTTTTACCACTACAATAATCATTTGAATAATAGATGCAGATAATTATAATACCAATGATGTGTCGTCATGCAACAGAGTTGGAGAcattccagaaaaaaaacactttataggGCAAgtccaataaaaaaagaaaataaaaaagtttggtATATTAAAGGTAAAAGTGATACATCATAAAATCCCAACGTAACAGGCACTAACAGACACACCAGTGTAATTCCTAAACATGAAACAACTTGTGTGAGAAGATTTCTACTCAGGTTTACTGATTAGATGGACAGACTCAgacttaaaatcatttaaaaacgaGAAGCGACATTTCTTGacaatttctttttatacatacatatttatctaaatattgtttattggcACAAATTTCACACACAAGCCCTCAGAAACATTATGCAATAAAAGCCTGATATTTAGAGCTGACCAAGTGGTAAACATGATTAAACTAGGCAAAATTCTAAATTATACAACAATCTTACCTATGCTTTGATAGGGAATCTGGATGATATCGGATGAGATCCAAACTGAGGTGTAGATGAGCAGACAAAGGGGCATCATCCCAAGTGCCAGAATAGATGAACAGGTAGTCATGctgatactgtgtgtgtgtgtgtgtgtcaggggggTTGAGAAAGGACAAAACCATACACTACTTTTAGAACTTACAGATTACAGTAGATGGGCAAATTGCATACTACAATAGTTCAGTCTCTGAACAATACCAGAGGATACCAATCTATTATTATATTGAATAGGTAATTGTCGGTGTGAGTATAAATTCATTATCTGACAAGGTGACACCCACACATGATTTTTAAATCTGCCATTTCAGATGTATTCCCCTTTACAGTTATAAATTGCccttaatcttttaaaaagccTTTACACTAGATTTTGAAGCATAGATGATaagatttgtgttcattcagccacaagagcattagttgGGGACTAATGTTGCTAGATTATCTCAAATGTGTTtttggggttgaggtcaggactcttgagcttttatttataaatgtcaaaaccagaaatattacaatttattatattttgtatctACTGACATATAGCTGTTCTATCTTTAACTACTTAGTAACTACATTATCACCGtaatttaactttaacttaTTGCCCGATTCTTAAAACTGACACGCTCTGGTgtactaaaaaaaattctaccttGATcatattcaagcactagtgaaatgtaGGGTGCATTATAGTGTTGCAGTGAattaaatgaagaaataaagggagtttttactctcgcACAATCGAAAATCCCTATTTGACGTCAGTGACTCTTGTATATGAAGATTATGAAAAAattataagtaatattttaatgagCACTTGTAATTATTTACCCAGCAAAATTACATTACATGGTTGTTTAATCACACAGAAttcatatttatgtatttatatttacaaaactgcAGTTAATCTACTTCAGAGGTAAACATAAATGCCTGGACTTCTGTCTATAATGTGAATGATGATTACAATGATagagtggaacctcggattacgagcataattcgttccggaagtgggctcatattccaaaacacttgtaaaccaaattaaattttcccataagaaataatggaatcttaaattattcgttctatagccaaaaaaaaaaaatacataaaaataattaatacaaaatattaagtaaaaataaaacaaattaacctgcactttaccttttaaaaaagtaaaaaataaatctcggcagataagcgtttgcctttgtgcatgcaggcgctgtgtatgtgtgtgtgtgtgcgtgtgtgtgtgaggctagagtaagtggagactcttggtttcagcccctcctgtctccctttcctcatcttacacattaaaactttcttctctcgtttaaacacactcacgcacacattaacggaaagactgttgttctcctcTAAATTATAGAAGCTTCTtcgctttattttaatgttgctcgtgacagcgtaacagcctgttaatccatgctcgtgtaatgatgagatggacaaactcgtCGATGCCCGTTcgtttattttctgcattgtcaggttatattacaaactttcgggtgaatcctgcacttaaatccaacaaaaaaaactactgaagaacaaaactcaggctcaatatcctaacttaaatctcacattcgcgttcacacacaccggactgcattacccacaatgcatctaccacactggactacacttccgtaaacagaggtcataaatcaacgtctctctcccgctacactgttttatctaaaaaataaaaaaaaactataaacatcgctaatgacactcgtgtgagcgcaaactaacagaatcactgctgtaaagtaaaacaaacaaacaaatgacccagcacctaacctctgaaaagatttgcgacagagtttctccggagagcagagtgtgtgtctcttgccttcgtttctgtgcgcgcgtgtgtgtttgtgaatgagggtttcacacacacacacacacacacacacacacacacacacacacacacacataaacacaccgcgatgaggaagaaaatagatttttaacctctgtattgagaatttcttttgccttaagAAATATGTATAAGAAACAGCggacgcgctgtacacacgcgcttcggAACACataagagcaagagagagaaaaactgttggctcagttgtgatcacgtgatgcttggcgtctaaacaagaagcgcatgcgtgaaacatgatacttggtgctcgtaaaccaagaaaatgctcgtttttcaagttaaattttattaaaaatctttgctcgtcttgcagattacacgtaatccgaggttccactgtaatttcATTTTACCTTATTTTAAGCTATATTTAAACTTGTGGATCTTAATTTTAtactattttactttaaataattttattcccagtttttaatttatttaattgtttattaaatgcTGTTTTTGGTTTCCTAACTTTTATGTTCAATCTAAGTTGTACTTGGGTATTTGAaagacactttttaaaataaaatatattgatgtattattaataatataacaaatatcTTCTATAAATCTAAATCTATTCTAGatctatttatttctcttttttattataagaaatGCTAGGTCTGAAAAAGCTTCAGCCCTTCATAAACAACCTGCAGCATTCTAACTGGTGTATGAAGATTCAGGTTATGGACAagtctaattttttttaggattgCTACGTAGACCTTCAATTTTGGGTGTTGTCCTTTAAACAAGCCTGCTGCTAAggtctgattattttcctgtttaaTTGAAAGTGAAACTAAGTGAGCTCTCAAAATCAACAGAACAACAACATACGACAATGGCCGCTAAGTTTATCTGCAGCCTTCACAATGAGAAACTTAGCCTGTTCTGCCTGGACGATCAGCAGACGGTGTGTCTGGTGTGTCGGGATTCAAAAAAACACACCAACCACAAATTCTTCCCTATCGATGAGGCAGTAACAGACTTTAAGgtaatctttacatttcatgtcACAAAGTGGAAAGAAGAGATTGAAAAGAataatactaatattattaataattaataaatcacaATTAACTAATTATACATTTGATTATATAAATGCATATGCCTGTATTTCCAGCTATTATTACTTTACTGTATTTAACCGATCTTAGGTTGTAGCTTGTAAAACAGAATTAGACTAGTGTTGTTTTGGCCATGAGTTACTGAGTGCTCGCTGTCGCTATAgtcattacaataaaataacaaagaaaaagtgACAATCAACACTTCACGAATCATATAAACATTCCCTATGTGCAGAAGCGAATACTTTGTTGCACTTTAATTtgcacaataaaaacatttaatcctTATCCAAAAAACAATGCTAACACTGACTCATGTGTCTGAGGTAATTGAGTGTTCATAAATCAGAGTGGATACGGAAAAAAGTGCTCCCCAGTATCATATGGTTTTGTGGTGAGAACAAAGTAAAAAGTGAGTGTatagaaacagaaaaacaatgtTAGTGATATGTTATTAATACAGAAAGATCATAAGGGTTTTGTTCCCACTTCAGACCAATATACCAAAGACGCCTCTCTGGTTGGTCTTTGTGATCTAGATACAGAGACgtttacatgtaataaaaagTCCAAGTCAAGTCCAGAGTTCAAGTCAAGACACAAGTGATTAAGATTGAgtctttaaataatttcagttcaattcagttttagttatatagcgcttttaaagaCGGTAATTCTTGCAAAGCAGCTCTccagaataaaaattaaaatgtgagaATTAGTATAAAATGTGTAAGGTGCCTTTGGGGTTACCAAGGGAGATGGTGACAAGGGAAAAATTCCCTGAGATGGCGATAGGACGAATCCTTTAGAAGAACCAGACTAAGGAACCAATTCTAAGTCAAGTTGTGGGTCTTTTTCCAATCAAGTTGTTTTGATACTATACATTCTTCAAACTTTACGGAACATTAAGGTCCAATGTGAAAATCTATGTTTGGTCTTGACACCCTTAAAATTTTTTGtctctaaacaaaaaaagaataacactaGCAGGTATGTCGTTGTAATATTATTTGCTGATTTAAACAGAGCGATCCCTCGTTCGCAAAAAAAAGCATTGCTCTGATGCAACTAAATAAACCTGTCTGGGTGTTTTTACAGTAGGTACTGTTGACTTCCTGGACTGGACTTGAACATTGTAATAAGCCtcgtaaaaaaaactaacagaatgtgacacatttaaaacacattataaacattGCATAGTTAAATCAAATCACTAAGGAAAGATCAGTGTTAATGACATCTAAAATAAGAACTAAAACCCAAAATCTCCATGATTTGTTTCAGGAGGAGTTCAAAACTACATTGAAGTCTCTACAGGAAAAACTAAAGATCTTTAAAGACTGTGAACTAAACTGGACTCAGACTTCAGAATACATAAAGGTTGGAATCAATATCATGGTTTTGATGTTCTAATTCTATTTTGATTCATAATCAAAAACattatactttatttaaaaaaattttcactGCAGATTCAGGCCCAACACACAGAGCGTCAGATTAGGGAGGAGTTTGAGAAGCTTCACCAGTTTCTACGAGATGAAGAGGCATCTAGGATTGCTGCACTGAGAGAGGAAAAGGAGCAGAAGAGTCAGATGATGAAGGAGAAGATCGAGAAGCTGGGCAGAGACATATCATCTCTTTCAGACACAATCAGAGCCATAGAAGAGGAGATGAGAGCTGAAGACGTCTCGTTCTTACAAGTGAGGATCATTTAGTCAGTATTTATACTGtgagaaagtaaaaatttttttcatcatcagATTTCAGTGGTGTATAATTGTCATATCCACTGATGTTTACTTTGTTGTTTGACAGAACTACAAGGCCACAGTGAAAAGGTGAGTGATGTGGTTcctgtctctctcattctctgtgTTTGTGAATCCAAACCCACAGCAACACTGACTCCTGAATGTTTTTGCAGAGCCCAGTGTACACTGCAGCATCCAGAGGAGCTTTCAGGAGCACTGATCCATGTGGCAAAACATCTGGCCAACCTGAAATTCAGAGTCTGGGAGAAGATGCAGCACACTGTTCAATACAGTAAGCCAGTtactctgtctttctttcttagtAGGTGTATATGTATGTTGCATATTACAtgtttgtgtgctttttttgttgtcagCATGTTTTACTTTGGATCCTAACACTGCTCATCCAAAACTCATTGTATCTGCTGATCTGACCAGTGTGAGACTGGGTTTTGAGAAACAGAAACTTCCTGATAATCCAGAGAGATTTGATGAATTTCCATGCATTCTGTGCTCTGAGGGTTTTAACTCAGGGACACACTACTGGGATGTCAAAGTGGGAGATAGTACAATGTGGGTCATAGGTATAATGGCAGAATCTGCTTTGAGGAAGGGTAAGATACACTCCAGAAGTGGACTCTGGTATATGATATATCATGAAGGCACATATAGAGCATGTTCTACACCAGGGCTGTCTAGTGTCCTCTCAGTAGCACAGAAACCCCAGAGGATCAGAGTGCAGGTGGACTACGACAGAGGAAAGCTGTCATTCTCTGATCCTCTTacgaacacacacatattcactttcacacacacatttaccgAAAAATTACTTCCACTTATAAATGTTGTTTGTGAAGTGTCTCCACTGAAGATCGTCTCACTTCAGTGCTCTGTAAAAGTGAATTAGTTTAGTtagtaaaattataatttaatacattttattaattacttttaatgaATTTAAGCTTACAACAGGAGAATGCAACAGTTTTTTGATACTGTTAAATAAATGGCTTGATGTAGTTATTGCAAGTAAGAgatattaacttaaataatatgTGTTTCTGTACTTACTATCTGAATTAATACATCTGTTCATCATGAATGGTCTGCCACTGTTTTAAGTAGTTTAGCatagaaattaaatatgaaactcTGATATTATATCTCATATTCATCTTTTGATCATTGTAATGTACATCAAGTATTGGCCTTGacagatattttatattattatattgtgttAAACACATACATAAGGAAATGTTATCCAGGATATCgtaaataaaagcagaaaagtGAATGGTGGTTTGTGCgtatactttaatttttttttcctttttttgtttttcatttaatcaaGATTAATCTTAGAatggaaacaaaataaaacatttttataacaaaGTGTAAAAAATTGCTTCTGTGGCCTTGATTTAGATATTGCCTGAAGACAAACCATTTTAACTTTACACATAAGAATTTGGTCATTATTTATTCCCAGTTAATTACTAATGTTTAAACAATGTACTTTGATCAATTAAATTAGTGTAGCTCTTGGGTCCTGATAACAACCTCAATATGCGTAaggatactgtatgtgcaaaatACAGTGTGTTCAATATCTCTGTGAGACAGGAAGCtgtcctggtttttatttaagatGACTATTCTCTTCTTTTGGCCAAACAAATTGTCTGTGTCCTGCTACCAAAATGAGTTATCATGTTGAGTGATAAGATATGAAAAACAGGAGTCTTCCCACCATACCAGACCCATTTCAGTTCACCCTAAAGGCTTGCATAGTTATCCATCACCCACTCACATGGATGATGTGGAAACGCTGATGTGGGAATCCTTCCACAACAAGTTATAACAAAGCTGAGCATGCTGGTTTTAAAGTCCATCACGATCAGCTACAGGACCTCTGTCAGCACCACACTGAATACTGGCGCTGAGGATGAACATGGCCCCTCCCATTCCACAGGCTCATCCTCCTGCCATGCTGCATACTAGAGCACCTTTCCTGAGGACGTTATAGAATTCAAATCATTACTACCTTCCCCATCCACCTGGAGCAATCTACTGAAGACCCTTCCCAGTAAGAACATAGAATACACATCACTGCACTTTGTTCAATCTCAAATTTCACCAACTGAAATTGGTGAAATTTGATCAAGAACAAAGTCGATCCAGAGACTATCCTAGTAGCAATAGGAGCAACCCACTAGTCTTTGGATGGGATGCCAGATGAAGGGCACAACAGCCAGTATACCTGCTGGCATGTTTTTGTAAGGAAACCAAAGAACCTGGATGAACTGCTCATTGAAAACATGCACAGAAGTTCCACATGAAAATAATGTGTGTACAATTACATTATTTAAGTACaatttaagtttaaagttataagTTTATAATGTTTCATTAATGTGCACATatcattattttgtttgtcaTCTTTACTTAAGTCACCAGTGATCAAAATGTTAATAGAAAAATAGAATATTTTGCCAAAACTGTTTACatcaaaaatgaaacaaaactggatgaaaaattttcttttgtcttttcagAAAGCAGTGAGTAAATAGGCCAGAACAACTCTTTATCGCTTTATCTGATAgttctatataataaaacaaataatattaaaattcttGCTCAGGTTTAACTGCAACAGCTTAGAAGGCTGATCTAAAATGTCTTCTTGTATTGATGGACACTGATGAcattacactctaaaaaacgctgggttgttttttttacccaggCGCTGGGTtacctctgttgggtcatttttctgggttatttacagagagttgggtagtttttgtgtaacccagctgctgggttgaggtttgattggctcctcccccgAAGTTCACcagtggattcagcggctgtcagtcagagcttcgtgtctctcttcagctcccacaccgctgttcgtttaagggaaaatgacgttaaatacaaggtctgtatacacatgttcactcacctaagtcacatatgacggaaaatattactatatgtaacatttattgctgttaccgtgttaaggttaaaCTCAAACTTTCAGACTGGTCTGAGGTAagttaatttagctgacaatagctgctatagttagccaaagaaccccacctgtgtgtgaaagaaacggataagatgtgtct
The DNA window shown above is from Clarias gariepinus isolate MV-2021 ecotype Netherlands chromosome 5, CGAR_prim_01v2, whole genome shotgun sequence and carries:
- the LOC128524302 gene encoding zinc-binding protein A33-like, which codes for MAAKFICSLHNEKLSLFCLDDQQTVCLVCRDSKKHTNHKFFPIDEAVTDFKEEFKTTLKSLQEKLKIFKDCELNWTQTSEYIKIQAQHTERQIREEFEKLHQFLRDEEASRIAALREEKEQKSQMMKEKIEKLGRDISSLSDTIRAIEEEMRAEDVSFLQNYKATVKRAQCTLQHPEELSGALIHVAKHLANLKFRVWEKMQHTVQYTCFTLDPNTAHPKLIVSADLTSVRLGFEKQKLPDNPERFDEFPCILCSEGFNSGTHYWDVKVGDSTMWVIGIMAESALRKGKIHSRSGLWYMIYHEGTYRACSTPGLSSVLSVAQKPQRIRVQVDYDRGKLSFSDPLTNTHIFTFTHTFTEKLLPLINVVCEVSPLKIVSLQCSVKVN
- the LOC128524289 gene encoding E3 ubiquitin-protein ligase TRIM35-like, with the translated sequence MKLSELSKSTEQQHTTMAAKFICSLHNEKLSLFCLDDQQTVCLVCRDSKKHTNHKFFPIDEALTDFKVEFKTTLKSLQEKLKIFKDCELNWTQTSEYIKIQAQHTERQIREEFEKLHQFLRDEEASRIAALREEKEQKSQMMKEKIEKLGRDISSLSDTIRAIEEEMRAEDVSFLQKYKSTVKRAQCTLQHPEELSGALIHVAKHLANLKFRVWKKMQHTVQYTPVTLDPNTAHTKVIVSNDLTSVRFSDEKQECPDNPERFDGLQCILGSEGFNSGTHCWDVEVEDSTLWLVGVMTESAQRKGDITSRSGLWYLRYNDSVFRARSTPQPSNILSVVCKPQRIRVHLDWDRGMLLFFDPVTNTHLHTFSHRFTEKILPILAVACKDFSLKILTIPCSVRVKC